Proteins co-encoded in one Oreochromis aureus strain Israel breed Guangdong linkage group 3, ZZ_aureus, whole genome shotgun sequence genomic window:
- the LOC120434430 gene encoding uncharacterized protein LOC120434430, producing MNTYLLIDSELPHKQAPSGESWSSTIIKFADNTTIIDSSQTTTAYREEVMALYKWCLENNLPLNVSCEEDDSSAGWTLRRNTSKEQRTQCGDGWGKPAGSSCKIEYMYPWDSGVYWCESREGPISNMVNLTVTGGAVILQSPVLPVMEGDDVTLLCKTKTTPSNLPAAFYKDGSLIRKQPTGHMTIQHVSRSDEGLYKCDISGHGESPSSWITVTDKHTTTPPPTSTPPPSLSPPILSVLSCVGSSYVVVQLVLLLLLVGRCVHCKCEADKELEDDDVITHVMYSYVKGSDHQQPVRDNRAYHTFDLCDNCKCPE from the exons ATGAACACCTATCTGCTGATAGATTCTGaacttcctcacaaacaggcTCCGAGTGGTGAGAGTTG GTCCAGCACCATTATCAAGTTTGCAGATAACACAACCATCATAGACTCATCACAAACAACGACggcctacagagaggaggtgatggcgcTGTACAAGTGGTGTCTGGAAAATAACCTGCCTCTCAATGtca gctgtgaggaggacgacagctctgctggatggactctgaggagaaacacaagcaaagaacagaggactcagtgtggagatgggtggggaaaaccagctggttcttcctgtaaaaTCGAATACATGTACCCatgggacagtggagtttactggtgtgagtccagagagggtcccatcagtaacatggttaacctgacagtcactg gtggagcagtgatcctgcagagtcctgtcctccctgtgatggagggagatgacgtcactctgctctgtaaaacaaagaccactccctccaacctcccagctgctttctataaagatggctccctcatcaggaagcagcctacaggtcacatgaccatccagcatgtttccaggtctgatgaaggcctctacaagtgtgacatcagcggtcatggagagtctccatccagctggatcactgtcacag acaaacacaccaccacacctccacctacatccacacctcctccatcactctctcctcctattctctctgtgttgtcatgtGTTGGATCATCCTATGTAGTGGTTCAACTGGTGTTACTGCTTTTGCTGGTGGGACGATGTGTTCACTGTAAATGtgaag CAGATAAAGAACTTGAAGACGATGATGTCATCACTCACGTGATGTACAGTTATGTCAAGGGATCAGATCATCAACAGCCAGTCAGAGACAACAGAG